The window CTGGTTCAGATGGAGGGATGCCCTGCCCAATGCAGCCTGCATCCCACCACTGTTGCTGTGAGAACCGATCCCAGGAAAATCCAACCTCCAGAGGCAAATTCTGGTGGATGAGCAGCAGGAAATGGTTCaagtgctgctggctgggaggcagagctgtaCTGGAGGGGATGAGCCTGCTGTGCTCTGAACAGCTGTTAACACCACACCTGCTCTGAAGCAGCCTGTGAAAGTTCATTTCCGGGGCGCTGCATTGTTCGTGCTCGGGTAATGAGCAGCTACTCTACCTGCTTCCAACAAAGGAACCCTTCCCCCATATCCCAAGAGGAACAGCatttgcagtgctggggcctCCCCCTTCCTTCATGCATTGCCCAGATGGTTCTTGGGTGTGCTGAGGGTGCTGAAATGGGGGGAAGCTGCGTAGAGGAGCTTTTACCCCTAACTCGTAAGGTCTCAACCAATAAACACATCCTTGAGAATCCCTTCTGTGACACAACTATGTGCCAGGCTTTGGCTATTGCATGTcccagaggagagagagaacGTCAGCTGCTGTGAGGGGTGCTTGCTTGGTGATTGCCAGGGTTGTGGCAGCTCCAGAGGGCATTCCTTGGGCTCCAAGGGTGTGCTGTAAGGGCAGGCTCAGCTCAGGGTCTACACCAGCTGAATTACAGACCCCGTTTTTATGGAAATAACATACCTCTAACCACTCTATTATCAGGACTGTTGAAGACTTGAAGTGGCAAAGTGTGATGCTCTCCATTTGTCATCCTCCCGAGATTAACACTGTAGCTTTTTGCCAGTGGATTTGTAGAACCTCTCATCGTTCAAGCTGTTTCCTTGCAAATAGATGGCTGCAGTGTGTGGCATCCTGAGTGTCTGGGGGACCTAGCAAAGATAGAGGGTCTTGCTCAGCCTGTGGGTGTTGTACTGCCTTGATCCTGAAACCGGTAGAATGAACAAATGCAGCCACAGCCTGATACCCTGCGGGACAATTCCTCCCCCCACCACGGGACGGATGTGACCGACGCCAGCCTGTCTCTGTTGAGGTTTAAGGGCAAGGCATCTTCCCTCATGAACTGCAGCAgaaagctgtgctgcagagacCCTGGCAGGGTTAATGTACAGCATcactcccttctctgctcccctGGGGTGCAAAGACAGCTGTGGTTAGGAGTGTgccagggagagcagctggatCCTGCCAAGccagtgaaaaacaacctctCCCCACAGAGGACATAGCCCTCCAGGTGGTGTGTGGCTCCCTtctgcccacagagctgtgtgtgaggaaGATGATGGGGCAGCTGCCAAGGTTCTGTGGTCCCAGCCACAGATACTGAACTGGAGCTGGCTacctggggagcagggctggctgcacaGGGTGTGCAAAGCCTTATGGTAGCATATGAAAGACCTTTGGACTATGAACACCATGCACAGTGCAACTTCTGGGCTGCCTGGGCTGCTCAAACAGTAAACAGGTGTGCTCAAGGACATTTTGGGAAGGATTTAGAGACTCATGTTGGCTTGTAAGGGAACTCGCTGCTTAGCACTCATCAAGTCAGAGGCATTGATGGCCGCCAGGAAGCTGTGATCTGTGTGGCTCTGGTTTGTGGATTGGTTTGTTGTCTCACACTTAGAACCACTTGAGCCATTTGAGGATGACTGtgctcacagagctgtgctctccTACACACTGGGCACGGGGCTCactctggagctctggcagagcCCATGGGCCACATGCAGGTGATGTGCAGCTCAGGCAGGCTCAGCCTGCAGAGGGGCTCACCCTGTAAGGTAGCCGTGGCAGGCTGAAGGCTGCATGGTTTGTGATGTGTGTGGGGGACATGGTTTCTCCTGCAGACTTTCAAGGGAGGGGGAACAAATATACAGAAGGCCTCAGTGCTACATACACTTTCCCATCTGGTGTCTGATCCTGTATATGATCCTTCATATATGAAGCCACTAAGGCTCTGATTTTACCTTATGTGTAACTCTTCCTGTAAAAACCATGtgacctttttttcttgttgctgttagAGGAAAAGAGACCTGTCTAGCCTTGAGTTACTGCTGGTTGTTTCTCAAATACACTTTTTTACAAAGGTCCTCATGAAAATATTGTGTTTAGGACAGAACAACAAGAGGCTAGACAAAGCTCACAGCATTCCCTTGCAGCATGgggcagcatgggcagcaggatcacaggcagcaggatggcTGACAGCAGCAGATGCTCTGCCCCAGCTTGGTTTGACCATGCAACAGAACGCACTGCACAAGAGTGCTCTGCTAAAGAAAAACCTTGTATCTAgctcctctcctcctttttctctcccctttctaCAGTAGCAGACTGGGGAGATTGTGTAACACGGTCTTGGCCACAAATCTGTCCAGAAGAGGTTTACAGAAAACCTGCTTATTGCTTTTTTGCATTTCCGGGTCTTACTGGAAATGAAGTAAAATGCCAACTTCAAAGCTTTGCATTCGTCAGCACTCAATACCACCTCCCTGTCTgcctctcctccagctgctgcagagcatcaCAGCACTGGCTGCTCTATCTATTTTATGAACAAgtgcacaggcagcagaggcTCCTTCCCACACACCTATGTCATGCAGGGGTTCTTCCTGCCTGTGATGTGCCACGTGAAGCAGACCTGGCTGTGTGTTGCCCTGCAGTGCTTTACACCAttgtgctgcctgtgcttccCTGGAGCACAGCGTTCCTCCCCAGGTGCTCTGGAGAGCATCTCCAGTGCTCAGCTCTCAGGCAGGGGTTTCTTGGAGCTGCTTTGCTATGTCGTGCCTACCATGGAAGTGACAGTAGTGTAACATCTCCATCCTACCAACACCTCTCTTATAAGAAAGTGCATGGCCTGGAGCAGAAAGAGTCAAAAACAGAAGCCTGTATTTTCATTGGAGACACATCACTtgacagctcagcagcagctagGACCATCTGTGCTCCTCAGTTCCTCCTGCTAATCAGAAATCCCAGACTGAGGAACATGAGAAACTGCCTTGCAGCAGAAGAGAGCTGGAAGAGGATGtgggctgtggcagagccagAACTCCAGCTTGGATGGAAACTGAGTGTTTGAGTAACTGGGAGCAAGACTCTGGCTGAGCAGCTGGCTCACTTCTCCCTGCTGAATGCTTGTGAACATTGAGTCAGCACcgtgctgggagctgtggtgtGCCTGGGCTATGCCTTGGGACAGCACAACACACGGGTTTCATTGATCCTCTTTGAGCCTTTCAGTTTATTTACAGAGCAAATCTCCCCATTACCTTTCCTTGGGCTTTTGTGACTGGCTACCAATGccatcctcttcctcccacTCCAGCCGTTCTGACTGTGATGAGCAGAAGGGGATTGCTTTACTGCATGAGCCTTGgctctgttttcctctgtgctgaggGTTCCCAGCAGTTTCAGCAGCTCTGATGCTAACATTCAAGTTTTGTTCCCCATGTTCAGCACACTAGTGTTCTTCTCACTCCTGACAGCTACAGGGACTGTCCACTGGCTTGTGTGTCCAGCTAAAAAGGAGTCATTTTGCTGCAGGCCAAAAAACTCTTGGATTTTTCTAAATGTGCCTGGGCTCCACTTTTCTGCTTGAGGGAGCAGAAGGAGTGTTTTTCATCCAGTTTGGCTTCCTGAGGCAGCAAACCCCAGGATCAGGCAATGCCAAAGCTCATGCGCAGTAGGGACAGCttcaccctgctgtgccctttGGGCTGTGACACCTTCAGGCAAGGAACCCCTTCTAGCGGCTGATCCCCATTGGGTTCTCCCTCTTTGTGAGCCCTACAGAAGGATGTGACCCCACAAAACCCCCAGCCTGCAGATCTTTCCCAAGGTGAGCACTTGAGCTACTGCTCTTCCTGTAGTCGCGTGGAGCTGCAAACTGTAATGAATCTCTGCTAAAGATATTTTATtcactaaaaaaagaaaaacccaaaccatcagGAAATGCCTCATTAATGCACTGGAGATAGAAGCAGGCTGGAAAACTCTAGGCTAGACTGTAACAGCACTGCCTGTGATGTAAAACCCATGTGTTCAGCAGGCCAGAAGCCAGGAGCCCCAGGCTCTAATCCCAGTGCTGAGCTCCACAACTTGGCGAACAGAGCTACAGGAAGAGGGGGAGGGGCTTTGTTTAAATTTCCCCACGTTTTCCTGGGCAGGATCCTTTTACCATACACATTAACAGTTTATGAGTCCTTAGGTTTCTTGGGTCTTCCACAGAAGATGTCCTCTCGACCCTGTGGCCATCCCCAGCCTGTCTGTGTCTCCCCGACTGGTAGGAGTTGCTCTGTGTGATGCCTGATGCttcctgcacagacacagctgggagTAGGATAGCAGTAGGGAAAGCACTGGGAAGAGGCATCCCAGCACATGAGGCAGTGTGTGAGAAGCCTCTGAATTGCAAGTGGTCCTGGGCACCTCCTCAGCTCCAAAACACTGTTTCAGAattgcagtgtgtgtgtgatgtgagTCACCCTTATTCTATTATTCTCAAGAGTGTCACAGCTCTTCCACCCTAAGGGCTGGGGCTGTACCAGTTGGTGGAAGGTGTGTGCATTTCCCCAAAGGCCATCAATAGCATGCATCAAAACAAGGGACTGGGTTGGTTTTGGtggagtttgtttggtttttcagatttttttcctgctgtgattAAGAAGAGCTCTTGCTCACCAAGAAGGCATTTGCTAGAGGCATGCCTGTCTCTCATTAGAGGATAAAAACAGTTCATAGCTCTTTCAGGGCTGATAATAGTAAGACCTTCAAACACGTAAGATAAACTGATCTCTAAGTGAACTAAGGACTAAGTTCAAAACTGGAATACACTTCTGGAGCCAGTTACTAGGAAGAAACTGGGAGTTTCACTTCAGGAGCAGGGAACTGGAATGCCAGCAATGGACATGGATTCAGCAGTTGGGCTATTTTTGGCTTGTGAACCGTTCTAatggctgtttatttttaaggtcattttctgtttgcataGCATGTACACCCTTCTGGTGGGTGGGAGGCATTGTAAAAACAATCACTGCTGCACAGAGGTAGGAACCAGGCTTGGAAAGTGATGGAAAAAACAGAACTCAGTGTACTTACTgctttaaaaccaaaaaaacatcTGCTTAGGTCATAAGGTTTGTTGGCCCACTCTAAGCTGTGTCCCCACCGGAAAAACACCATTCCAACTCATACACACTACTGCAGGGGATTGCAAAAGACTTGGGAAAAGCCTGTTGGATGATAACTTTGTATAAATAGAAAGGAAGAACCAGCTTTGGATATGTTTTTCACTTCACCTTACCTTCAAGAAGTAAATAGAAACCCAGGGCAGTCTCCCCAGAGCTGAGGAGTCAGAACTTGTGCTACTTGGCCAGGCCTGGATCCCAGCTCTTGTTTAAGACTCTTATTCAATAACAACACACTTTATTGTCCTGTTTTCCTGACTTCTTCCAGTTGGCCATATCTTTATTCACGCATAGTCAAGCCATACAAATTCATTGGAAAAGTGGCAATTTatcaaagacattaaaaattattattttgaactgaaatttaaaaaaaccctgtctgGCCATCTGTCAAGCAATGCACTGCTTGTTACAGGTCATGGACAGGAAAAGGTTTATAACATTGTCAGTGTATTCCCAGCCATGTTGCTTTTCCAGAGCATAAAATACACAATACAAAAATATACTAAAATGAATAACAGTTTGTAGAAATGTCTGCTGCAAAACAAATTGCTGTTGTCTGATTTCTTGTGTATTTACTCCCATGATACATTATGATAGAATACTTGAATAAACAGTTTATTTCTTACTTAATTTGAACTTTAAAGTTGATCGAAAGTTAACTATAAAGTCTTTGGCTCCAATCCTTGAAGTACTAAAGGACCTTAACTTTGGAATCATGAGACTGATAGCCATGAGGTGAGCCCACAAGTAAGAATTCAATGCCTTGGGCAACAGCccagaagggaagaggaagctGAAGTGCTGCACTTCATAGTATCTTAATGTATCTTAATTTGGGccattttcctgtatttttcaagattttatCAACTCTTCCCTGGGCTGTCCTTTTACCTGATAggctttagggttagggttagggtttagtTCTTCAAGTTTCTAGTAATTGGGTATCACTGTATTTGAGATCTGGGCTCTGCACTTAGTTGAGTCAACTGCTGTACATCCCTCGCTCCGTATTTCACTGCTCAGTGTAATTTTAcctgctcccttcccctctcctccctcctgacCCAGTACCACCACCATGGCCTCCTTCCATGTGAGAGAGCTGGGTGCTCCAGTGTTTTGCTAGGGTTGCTCACACCAAGCCTCATTCAGAGCAGCATTGTCTTAGCGTTTCCAATGTTGAGAGACCCCAGTGTAGACAGGGAAGCCAGTGCCAGCCTTACCATGCAGGGATGAGCAGCTATTCTCTGGGGCTGGCACACCTGCAGTGGCAATCTCTGATGCAGATGCAATGCTCATGGAAAACGGCCCCTTGCCATGACAGAGGAACACACAATGAGCAGGCAAGTGTGCTCAACTCCACgatttcttgcttctttttctccccagagCCAATCTCAGagcatttcaaaacagaagttAGTATTGCTGTGTTTCTGTAGAGAGGAAGACTAAGGCACGGAAGGGCAAACTTGTTTGGCCAAGAGTTAGCTGCAGATCTCTGCCACAGTTCATGCTATTCACTGAGCTGTTTTTCTCTGCACACACATTGTATGGGACACATTCTCAGCGGGCAACCTCATCTCTGCTTCCCCCAGACACCTTATACAGAGGCCAAGATCCATCTTCCTAGGCACAGCCTCCAGAGAAAACATCAAAGACATGCATTGGAGGCCAGAGGCTGGCTTCCCATTGTCTAAACTCCAGGGAGGTCAGCTATGGAAAGATGACCAGGATACTTGTGAGGTATAAAACTCCGTGTCTGGTGGCCACTGGTCAGCTTTGTCGTCATCTGACTTGTCGCTGTCATCACCGCTGGAGGGTTCGTAGCCCTGGATGGCAGAGCAGATGGGCTCTGTCTGTCTCAGAtctgcctctgcctccttcttcttctctgccagcagctgcctgtaGCACAGGTTGCAGACCCTCAGGGGCTTGGGGGACAGCCGGGGCATCAGGAACCTCTGCCTGGAGCAGTCTGCGCAGACGACGAAGCCGCACTTGCGGCAGTGGTGCCTTCGGGTGAGCGTGGAGAACTTGGTCTGCGTGCAGCGCATGCAGATGTCCGTCGCCTTGTCTGGGATCCAGGGAGCCGCGTGCTCCGTGGAGGGCTGCCGGCCCGTCTTCGCCAGCAGGTGCCTGATGCACTCCTCCAAATGGCTGATCCACTCCTTCCGCTCTGTGAGGGAGGCCGCGGAAACCACAAAGGACTTCTTGGAGGTTTTGATCATCCAACGGTTCTTCATCTGCAAGGTGTCTGGCAGCGTCTCCAAAGTGACATCTTCAAGGGGAATGATGTGCTGGGAATTGTACTTCCTTTTGTTGATGACTATGCTGCCATAGACGAGGATGTCGTTGAAAAGGAAGAATATGCGAGGCTTTGGTTTCTTGCGGCATTCTTTGGTTAAAATCCCTTCTCCTAGAAGGACCCTTCCAGGCAAGGCTAAGGGCTGTCCAGAAGCCCCAAAGCAGTTTTCCACAGCAGCAATGCGCTGGCTGTTGATCTCAGTGTTTGCAAGATGGTCCACCATCTCCAGCTCACTctgaagagaggaaaacaaagagggaAGTGGTGAagctgcaaacccctgcactggGGTGaaggtgaatagctgatgtaTGCACAGGTGAGAAGCTACTAATGCAACCTCAGGGTACAAGTAATTTCCTGAGCACTCTGCACGTGAGTTTGTTactttttaattaacatttgaAACTTTCTGACCTCACTTTGCATCAGCCCACTCTGTACTGGGATAGTTCGGTTTGCAGCAATTGAAGCccctgaagtcagagccagctCTTCCATTACAGCTGTGCTTCTCAGCAGTATAACTGTGTGCCCTTACTAAAGGAAGCTGCTGGGTCTGAACCTGCTTTTATGCAGGTGTAAATACTTGGTTAGGAGTTACCATACTGTGACAGCTGAAGGGTACCAAGACCTGCCCCATCTATCCCTCTTGGAGCTGGGAGCTGACTTACACCGAGCTAGACAGGCTCAGGGAGGAGGTCTGTGCTTTTGGGCACACACACTCCACAGCCCCATTTTGGGCCAGAGCTGAGgcaggaacaaaacaaaacactgtggTATCACTTGTTCCCACTGGTCTTCCCTGCATGAcaaaaagggacaaaaaaagaggaaagaaaaaagcccctGACAGGTGAATAAAGCCACACAAGCTAAGGCTTTCCTCCATTACTCCAGGGCTGCCACTGCTTCCAGTTGCAAGACACATCATTCTGAAAACAGTCTGCTCTCTGCTGAAGGGGAAGTGGAATGAAGCTCACTCATCCCTCCCACAATTCTGCACCCTTCTTCCCAAACAATCTGGGATTTTGATAGtctgctggtttttgttttactaGAAAACCTAGAAAAGGGTAACTGAAGACAAAGCAAATGTTTGCTGTTGGTAGTTTGTAGCAAGGAAGGCATTCCATGTAAGGTCATTTTTGTTGCCCCTACCCCTGGTGCACTGAAGGAGCTGCCCCGAGGCTGGCTGGCCATGGGAATGTGAGTCATTTCCTCCTCCAGAGAGGTAGCTCAACCATCACGAGGCAGCTCTGAGATCACATGGATGTGTGTTGCCCTGGTTCACTGAACCAATAATGCAGACCTGTTCTCCACTGCTTTCCCGAGTGCCTGCTGCCATGGAGgctggaggggaaaggagagaggatgACGATGACGTGCTCTGGTCCTGTGTGTTTGGGGTAACGATGATTTACATTCTGCCCTTGTCCTTTACCCCAAATCACCCCTTCCCAATGCTGGAAGGGAAATCACAGAGTTGCTGCTGAAGGCTGCTGCATGCAATTTACCTCTTGCCTGAGCTACCTGGCAGACAGACCAGTCAATTCCACCAAGttcccagaattttcttctcTAGAGCATGCCAAGGTAAAAAGGCACAAGGCCAAGACACAGGTTTAGGCCTGGGAGATCTAAGATCAGTGACCTACTCTTCAGAAATAGCTTTCACAGAGAATCACTGATGGCCAGTGCTCCTGAAGAGCTGGCTTCCTTGGGCTCTCACTCAAACTTAGAGGGAAGGATGTGTATCCTCAGGGCCTCAAAGCACTGGAATGCattggctggagctgggacaatGTTAAGCATATCCACTCGTGTGGGTAGGCAACAGCCATCTGAGAGGGTGACTCACCACATCCCACCACAAGCCAGATCAATCCTGCCCTGAGTTCCAGAGAGTGCTCAGCCTGAGGAACCACATAAAACCCAACTTCATGTTAGAATTGTGACTCACTGCAAATAATTCACAGTTTGGCTTTGGAATGCAAGCACTTTGTGAATTGGGTAAATAAAGATAGCTGCTGAGTGTTATTATGGTCTCCTTTCCTGGGAGATGAGCCTCTCCTTTTGGAACAAAATGAGGGTATGAAGTCTAATCTATTTTATTGattttggtaaatatttttttcctatttgctcAAATTTGCCATGTCAGGTCAGCAGGTCACAGAGCTTATTACCTACCAAATGCTTTATGTGCCCATGTGCCACATACAGCAGCAGCTTATCCAGTTGAAATGAGGATGGGAAGATGTACTTTACCAGTGTGCTGCTTTTCATGGAGGTTTTTGGCATGGCAAATTTTGGGGCTGCCTTTTGTCACCAAGATCTGTCAGTTCTGCACATGACCAAATATTATGCAGTGAGTATGACTGatattcaaaggaaaaaaatgctgcttgGCACTCCACTCCAGAAGAAAGCACGCCACAACTTTTAACAATGAGTGCTTGTTCACTTGGGATTATAAACAGCCATGTTGATGCATGCCAGGCAGAGCATTTCCACTTAAGTTCCTGGGTCAGCGAGTCTGGGGTATGTTTTTCAAGACTGTGTGTATCCAAGGCTTAGGTGTACCGATGTAGTGAGCTGTTCTACCTGATCCTTCTCTTCTTGCTATCTGGCAGAACAGACAGTCTTGGTATCCACTGCATACCTAGTGCACACCACAAGCACAGGATGGTCCATGAGTATCAGCACACTGAGATCTGATTGCTGAGCTCTGACAGCAGAAATTGACCCAAGCCTCATCTCTCTGAAGCTCTCCCTTACTTTCTGTTTTACTCAGCTGAGAAATCTCCTCTGGAGTTAGGGTTGGCTAAGCTTTTGCTCACCAAGCACAGGATATAGGACGCAGCCGCCAGAGCAGGCATTTAGAGCAAGCAAAACAGAgttcctctccttctcctgcctgaGGGGATTTCAGCTCGCCTCTCCCTCTTTCCCGGCATGCTGTAACTGCTGGGGGAAATAGGGACAGGCTCCAGCAACCCCCTT is drawn from Pithys albifrons albifrons isolate INPA30051 chromosome 12, PitAlb_v1, whole genome shotgun sequence and contains these coding sequences:
- the PLEKHF1 gene encoding pleckstrin homology domain-containing family F member 1, which codes for MVDHLANTEINSQRIAAVENCFGASGQPLALPGRVLLGEGILTKECRKKPKPRIFFLFNDILVYGSIVINKRKYNSQHIIPLEDVTLETLPDTLQMKNRWMIKTSKKSFVVSAASLTERKEWISHLEECIRHLLAKTGRQPSTEHAAPWIPDKATDICMRCTQTKFSTLTRRHHCRKCGFVVCADCSRQRFLMPRLSPKPLRVCNLCYRQLLAEKKKEAEADLRQTEPICSAIQGYEPSSGDDSDKSDDDKADQWPPDTEFYTSQVSWSSFHS